Part of the Sphingomonas morindae genome, ATCGCTGAGCGTTACCACTTCCCGCGCACCTACCTGCGCGCGGCCGAGGCGTGCGTCGGCGATTGGATCGTCTATCGGGAAACCGGCTCGGCCGGCGGCCGCAAGGCCTATGTGGCGGCCGGCCTGGTGCACGGCATCGACCCTGATCCCGCCGACCACACGCTCTTCTACGCCCGCATCAGCGACTTTATAGAGTTCGATCGTCCCGTGCCGTATCGCGATCCGGACGGCCGCTTTCTTGAGCGTATGCTGCGCGAGCTCGACAACCCAGCCATCGCTGGTCGGGCGCTGCGCGGGCGATCGGTTCGCGCCATCGACGATGCCGACTTTGGCGCCATCGTGAACCGCGGTCTCGTTGACACGCTGGCGCCCGAACACGCGATCCGGCTCGAACTCGATCTACGGCACATCGATGGTTCCACCGCCGCATTGCTGGCCTCGCCGCCTGACGAGCGGCGCGTCGCGCAGCTACTGGTCAACCGCAAGGTGCGCAGCGCCGCCTTCCGCGGCCATGTGCTTGACGCCTACGACAACAGGTGCGCGGTGACAGGGCTGCGTATGGTCAATGGTGGCGGCAAGGCCGAGGCTCAGGCCGCGCACATTTGGAGCGTCGCAGATGGCGGGCCGGATGTTGTGCAGAACGGCATCGCCCTGTCCGCGACCGCGCATTGGTTGTTCGACCGCCATCTCATCAGCCTCGACGACGAGTGCCGGCTCCTGGTGTCGCACAACAAGGTGCCGTCCGAACTCATCCGCCTGTTCCCCGGCCCCGGCGAGCGCGTCCACCTACCCGCCGATGCGAGACTCCACCCGCGCCCCGACTATGTCGCCCGGCATCGTGCCCGCTTCGCTGGCCTCGACGCTTGAGCAGCTATCTGGACGTCGTTGCTGCCTATGACGGCCAGGCCAACATGCTGGCCGAGCGGTATGAGGCGGTATCGTCCGAGCGGATGCTGGCGGGAGTGTTGTCGTTCATCCCGGGCGGCAGCGACAGCAAGCTGGCGCTCGACGTCGGCGCCGGCACAGGACGTGACGCAGCCTGGCTGACCTCACTCGGCTACGGGGTCGTAGCGGCTGAGCCTGCTGCCGGTATGCGCCGGATCGCAGCCGAGAAGCATGGAGGCGATGGCATCAGGTGGGTGAGCGATGCCTTGCCCTCGCTCGATCATGTTCATGGGCTCGGGCTCGCCTACGATCTCGTGCTGCTCTCGGCGGTCTGGCAGCATGTCGCGCCTGCCGATCGGCCCCGCGCCTTCCGCAAGCTCGCCACGCTGATGAAGCCGAGCGGCGTGCTGGTGATTACGTTGCGCCACGGTCCTACCCCGTCTGGTATGCAGATGCACCCGACCTCGACCGCCGAAATCGAGGGTCTGGCCCGAGCGCATGGGCTGGAGGTGCTACGGATCGCGGCTTCCAGTGATCAGGGCGGACGCGCCGGAGTGACCTGGGACGTCATGGCGCTGCGCATGCCCGATGATGGCACTGGCGCGCTACCATTAGTGCGCGGGATCGTCCTGTCCGATGAGAAGTCGTCCACATACAAACTGGCGCTGCTCAGGGCCGTGGCACGCATCGCTGAATATGCGCCTGCAGCCGCAACGCCGGCGCCTAACGGCCGGGATGCGGTTGAGTTGCCGCTAGGTTTGGTCGCACTGAACTGGCTAAGAATGTACCTCCCCCTGGTACGGGCCGGGCTCCCGCAAATTCCTGGGAACATCGGAACCGAGCGGCTGGGGTTCGCCAAGGATGGTTTCGAGGCGCTGCTGGCTCTAGGCACGGCTTCCATTGAGCTGCGAGTCGGTGCGGCGTTCACAGGCGAGCAGGCCCAAGCCGTCGCATCGGCACTCTCCCGGGCTGCCCACACGATCGCCAAGATGCCGGCGACCTTCACTCGCTACCCCAACAGTGACACGCAGGTGTTCGGCGTCAGCCGCAAACGGTGGGGCGGTGCAACTGCGACCGTCCTCGACCTTGAGACGCTGCGCGCCTGGGGCCTGATCGAGGTGCCGGGCCATCTGTGGCGGGCCATGTCGCGCTTCGGGTCCTGGATCGAACCTATGCTAGTGGCTGAATGGTCCCGCCTGACCCGCGCCTATGCCGATCGCATGGGCGTGGCAGTCGCGCCCGGTGCTGCAGAAGCCGCACTGGCCTGGGCAGAACCAGTCCGCACCACCGCGCTTGGTCGTGGCATCGCCCAGCGGCTTCTCGCTCGCGGGCAGTTGATGGAATGCGTCTGGACGGGACGGCCGCTCAAGCCGAACAGCTTCGACATCGACCACTGCTTGCCATGGTCAGTCTGGCCCTGCGGCGACTTGTGGAACCTGATGCCGGCGCACACCCGCGTCAATCAGCATGAGAAACGTGACCGGCTGCCATCTGCCGCGGCGATGGCCAACGCGCGGGAACGTATTATCGGTTGGTGGGAGGACGCCTACCTGGATGATGAGGCCCTGCGGCCCCGCTTCCTGCGCGAGGCGGCCGCCGCGCTGCCCCTGAGCAGCGCTCAGAGCAGCACCGCAGTGTACGACGCGTTGGATTGGCGACGCCTGCGGCTATGGCAGGACCAACAGGTGCCGCAGTGGACACCGTCAGGCACCCTTACTTCGGGGTGACCCAGAAGTCGACGTTCAATGCTGCTCCGTCGCTTCCCGAAAGCGGACGCTCGTTAAGCCTCGTGCTGATTGAGCGTGACGAACCGCAGGGTGCCGATCTGGCGTGACGCTCCGCCGGTGTCGCTTGGGTGATGCACGCCGTCGACCACTGGCACCTCGGCGAAGTCAAACGGGCTTACTCCCTCAAGGCAGGCGACGTTGACGCCATATTCGTTCGGGTTCGATCGGCGCTGATGGTGCGTGTAGATGCCACAGCGCGAGCAGAAGAAGTGCTCTGCCACTCGCGTGTTGAACCGGTAGCTGGCGAGCGCGTCCTCACCTGACAGGACGGTCACGCCGCCCATCTTAGCTGATACGACGACGGCGCCGCGCATGCGGCAGTAGGAGCAGGTGCAGCGGCGCGCCGTCGCTAACCCGTCGGTCAGGGCTGCCTTGAACCGCACGGTGCCGCAATGACACTGACCGGCAACGACCTGTCCTTCCTCTGACATCGTCTACGAACCTCCAGCCTTCCTTCCTGTCGAACGCCTCAGCCATGGTGGCCGATCAGAACCGCGCCAGCGGCGACAACGGCGCAAGCGGCGATCCTATAGCCGGTCAGCCGCTCACCCAAAAAGAAGCGGCCGATCAGCGCGGCAAAGACGACGCTCGTCTCCCGCAGCGCAGAAACGGAGCCCATCGGTCCGAGCGCCATGGCCGCGATGACGATGCCATACGCGATCAGCGAGACAAGGCCGCCGGCTGCTGCCATCGCCGTCTCGCGGGTGCCTCGGACGAGATCGCGCGGGCCACGCGCGATCAGATACATTGCCGGCGCGAGGACGCCCCACCCCAGGCACATCCAGATGGTATAGCCCACCGCCGTCCCGGCGAGGCGCACGCCGATGCCGTCGGTGACGCTGTAGGCGCCGATGAAGCAGCCGGTGCCGATCGCGTATGGCAGGCTCTCCAGCCCGAACCGTCGTCCCTGAAACGCCAGCGAGATGATGCCGAGCGACACCAGCATCACGCCTGAGATGCTGACCGCATCTGGCAGCTCGCCCGCGAACACGGCGGCGCCGAGCGTCACCAGCAACGGCGAGGAGCCGCGCGCGATCGGGTAGGTCTGGCCGAGGTCGCCGCTGCGGTAGGTCCGCACCAGAAATAGGTTGTAGCCGACGTGCAGCAGCGCCGAGAGCAGCGCGCATCCCCAGCTCGCCCGTGCCGGCGCAGGCACGAACGGCGCGGCGCAGGCGCAGACGATCGCGATGGCGATGCACATGACAGTCATCGACCAGAACCGGTCGCTGCCGGCGCGCAGCAAGGCGTTCCAGCTCGCGTGGAGCACGGCCGCGAGCAGGACGACTAGGCTGATCCCCAACGACATGCGGATCTCGCTAGCTCATGGACGAGCTAGGCTGAAGGCTCGTCAGCGGCCGCCGGGGTCCGAGGCGGCGGTGATCGGCTTTGCCAATCTCGTCGAGCACGGCACCCCGCTGATCCGCTTCGCGCAGTGGCATCTCGAGGCGGATGACGCGCCTGTGCCCAAGATCGCGCTCACAGCCATCGCCACGGCCGTGTGGACGCCCGCGCGATGATGCAAGCACGCGCCTGGTGGCCGGTCGCTGTAGTCATGCTGGTGCTGCTGGCGTCGCTCCTGTTCGCGGCGCACACGCCGCGGCCGCGCGTCGCGTTGTCGCCGCTTCCGGCCGCCGTCCATGTCGATGGTCCGATGCTGGTGCAGCTGCGCAGCGAACCCGGCCATCCGATCTTTTCACCGAGCCGCTCGAACGCGCCGATCGGCGACGCAGGTGCCGCACCGGCCGCGCCGCTTCCCGTCCTGACCGGTATCGCCATGGGCGGCGCGCGGCCGCTGGCGCTGGTCAAGGATCAGAAGGGGACGACCGCGATCCTGCATGTGGGCGATGTTGTCGACGGCTGGACGGTACGGGCGATCACAAACCGTTCGGCGACCTTCGAGCGGACCGGCGAGAGCCATGAAGTGGAACTGACCTACGCCGCACCGGCTGCCGGGAGTGCTCATCCGCCTGCGTCGCCTGACGGGTCGTCGCAGTGATGACGGTCCGCTGGGCGCCCGTGACGTCGGAGACGGTGCGCAGGACGGAGCACGGCTACGCCATCGACCTTCCGGGTGACAGCGACCTCTCCTCCGCCGGCCCAGAGCTGGCGGCGCTGGCGGACCCGTCCGCAAAGGCCCCCGCGCGATCACTGACGAAGAGGCCATCGCGCAGGCGTCGTTCCTGCGCGATTTCGCCGGACTGGGTCCTCTGCTGCTCAAAGGGCGGCGGTGAGACTTCCCCGTGTTCCTGAGAGGCGAGATGGAGAAGCTCGAACTCAGAAAGGCGCAGATCGCCGAGCATGTCGCCGATCGGGCGCTCTCCTGACGGACTCTCCGTCCGGCTCTTTCTGAGCGCCGTTCACCGTGCCGGAAGATGACCCACTTTCGGCCGTTCAGCCTGCCCCGCCCATCTCCCAACATCGGTCATTCATTAAGCCGACAGGGAGGCAGCTCAATCGCGATGTTGGGCCGGCCTATCAGGGCCTTCGGCTCTTGCGTCACTGGCATCGCAGGCAGGTGGCGGCTCACCTTGATCTCCAATAGCCGGATCAGTTCGGGCTGCATGAAGTCGTAGTCGTCCGGTATGTCTAGGCAGATCACGCGCCTGCCCCCGAGACCCGCCCGGAAGCGCCGCTGCAGCTTGCTGCGGTGCGCCTTTTCCATGACGAAGATCACGTCGGCCCACGCGACCAGCTCGGCCGTGAGGGGGTTGTCGGCGTCGTGGTTGGTGCCGGCAGAGTCCACCTCTAGCCCCTCGCGACGCGAGAACACCTGCTCGGCGGTGGGGCTGCGCAGCCTGTTCTGGCTGCACACGAACAGCACCGTCTGAGTGCGGGGGCGGCTCAACCTTGGCCTCTAAACGCCGCGCCAGGCGAGTGGACCTGGCGCCGCGTCGGCCGAGAAGTCGATCTGGAGGACGCGGCGCCGTCGCGGCGGATCGGCGGCCAGCGAGGCGTGGACGATAGACGTCGCGTACAGCCAGACGTCACCCCGTCCTGCGAGGCATAGCCGCTCGCCGAACGTCGCCACCACGCGCTCGATCTCGGCTTCGGGCAGGCGGCCCAGCCTGTGCGAGCCGGGCACGATGCGGAGTGGCGCGTTGCGCTCGTCAACTGCATCCAAGTGCACGCGCAGCGTCATCATGCGTTCAAGGATCTCGAACGGCGGTTCCACCTGGATCAGCCCCGATTTGACAGTCCAAGGCCCGTACCCGTCCGTGTCCATACGCGCCTTGACCACGATCGTACGGTCCTGGTGCCACCCAAGCGCCCAGTTCCGCTCCGCGGTCTTATCGAACAGGATTGCACGTACCGGGCGAGCCTGTTCTCCGAGCACGGACGCTGCGATTGCGCCGACCGGTCCGGCGTTATCGAGAAAGGGCTGCAACTGCCGCCCTTCCCCAATCCGCACACCCGGCCTGTTCGTCGGCAGCGCAGCCAAGGCAGTCTCGAGGCGACCGCACGCAGCTTCGTCCAGAGCTTGCGCGAACAGCTGGGCTCCATCATCGTTGAGGGTGAGGTCAGCGGAGCGGCAGACGGTTGCGAGCATCAGGCTGAGGCTAGCCCGACCTACTCTCGGCGTCGACCCAGACCCATAACACGACACTCAGGGCCCTACCGCGTGCTCTCTTAAGCGGCCACTCGTTCATGTTGCATCCAAGGCGGCCCTATTCCAGAACCTCTGACTCAGCTCGACCAGCTTGCCGTAGTGAGCCACCGTTCCCTTTTCGGAGAAACGGAAACAATTGCGTCGGAAGCTGAGGCATGTCCGCAACCGCCGCCAAGAGGCTGCGGAAAAAACGAGGCTGACCGGGTCATCGCGCGGTAAGCAGCGACGTCAACTCATCCGCACGACCTGCTATGCGCTGCAAGCGAGGGTATCGCAGTCCACCGTGATAGCCGATTGTCCGTGTCTTCGACCGGCCGTCCTGCTCCCAGGTGAGCACCACCGGCGTCATGGTCGTCTTGCGCGCGGCATCGTGAAGCGCCGCGCGCGTATAGGGCGCGCCGGCAACTGCCGTGATCCGAACCCCCGGAGCCATCCCGGCCTGGAACGCCGGCCCTCCCCAGGAGACGGCGCGAACCCTACCGTCATCGGCAA contains:
- a CDS encoding low molecular weight protein tyrosine phosphatase family protein → MSRPRTQTVLFVCSQNRLRSPTAEQVFSRREGLEVDSAGTNHDADNPLTAELVAWADVIFVMEKAHRSKLQRRFRAGLGGRRVICLDIPDDYDFMQPELIRLLEIKVSRHLPAMPVTQEPKALIGRPNIAIELPPCRLNE
- a CDS encoding methyltransferase domain-containing protein, yielding MSSYLDVVAAYDGQANMLAERYEAVSSERMLAGVLSFIPGGSDSKLALDVGAGTGRDAAWLTSLGYGVVAAEPAAGMRRIAAEKHGGDGIRWVSDALPSLDHVHGLGLAYDLVLLSAVWQHVAPADRPRAFRKLATLMKPSGVLVITLRHGPTPSGMQMHPTSTAEIEGLARAHGLEVLRIAASSDQGGRAGVTWDVMALRMPDDGTGALPLVRGIVLSDEKSSTYKLALLRAVARIAEYAPAAATPAPNGRDAVELPLGLVALNWLRMYLPLVRAGLPQIPGNIGTERLGFAKDGFEALLALGTASIELRVGAAFTGEQAQAVASALSRAAHTIAKMPATFTRYPNSDTQVFGVSRKRWGGATATVLDLETLRAWGLIEVPGHLWRAMSRFGSWIEPMLVAEWSRLTRAYADRMGVAVAPGAAEAALAWAEPVRTTALGRGIAQRLLARGQLMECVWTGRPLKPNSFDIDHCLPWSVWPCGDLWNLMPAHTRVNQHEKRDRLPSAAAMANARERIIGWWEDAYLDDEALRPRFLREAAAALPLSSAQSSTAVYDALDWRRLRLWQDQQVPQWTPSGTLTSG
- a CDS encoding phytanoyl-CoA dioxygenase family protein: MLATVCRSADLTLNDDGAQLFAQALDEAACGRLETALAALPTNRPGVRIGEGRQLQPFLDNAGPVGAIAASVLGEQARPVRAILFDKTAERNWALGWHQDRTIVVKARMDTDGYGPWTVKSGLIQVEPPFEILERMMTLRVHLDAVDERNAPLRIVPGSHRLGRLPEAEIERVVATFGERLCLAGRGDVWLYATSIVHASLAADPPRRRRVLQIDFSADAAPGPLAWRGV
- a CDS encoding DMT family transporter, with the translated sequence MSLGISLVVLLAAVLHASWNALLRAGSDRFWSMTVMCIAIAIVCACAAPFVPAPARASWGCALLSALLHVGYNLFLVRTYRSGDLGQTYPIARGSSPLLVTLGAAVFAGELPDAVSISGVMLVSLGIISLAFQGRRFGLESLPYAIGTGCFIGAYSVTDGIGVRLAGTAVGYTIWMCLGWGVLAPAMYLIARGPRDLVRGTRETAMAAAGGLVSLIAYGIVIAAMALGPMGSVSALRETSVVFAALIGRFFLGERLTGYRIAACAVVAAGAVLIGHHG
- a CDS encoding HNH endonuclease produces the protein MKGVFEISGASRYDDVIAERYHFPRTYLRAAEACVGDWIVYRETGSAGGRKAYVAAGLVHGIDPDPADHTLFYARISDFIEFDRPVPYRDPDGRFLERMLRELDNPAIAGRALRGRSVRAIDDADFGAIVNRGLVDTLAPEHAIRLELDLRHIDGSTAALLASPPDERRVAQLLVNRKVRSAAFRGHVLDAYDNRCAVTGLRMVNGGGKAEAQAAHIWSVADGGPDVVQNGIALSATAHWLFDRHLISLDDECRLLVSHNKVPSELIRLFPGPGERVHLPADARLHPRPDYVARHRARFAGLDA
- a CDS encoding GFA family protein, whose protein sequence is MSEEGQVVAGQCHCGTVRFKAALTDGLATARRCTCSYCRMRGAVVVSAKMGGVTVLSGEDALASYRFNTRVAEHFFCSRCGIYTHHQRRSNPNEYGVNVACLEGVSPFDFAEVPVVDGVHHPSDTGGASRQIGTLRFVTLNQHEA